The following proteins are co-located in the Branchiostoma lanceolatum isolate klBraLanc5 chromosome 16, klBraLanc5.hap2, whole genome shotgun sequence genome:
- the LOC136421617 gene encoding microprocessor complex subunit DGCR8-like: MMEEEILEPPTKKLKTGVNGSEDANVKLKDHPNQTGETKTASSKPETKNGEETTTQTSDEKKNPGGKDLNLGETKHTRLGGLGGPDGLEFDVIDEFEITEKEEKGSGPVDVEDRYHGNDDISDDEDIDIDAMLDAGVAHYKKHREEQDGEGRDGEASEEPIIKYKTVLKSLGHEPLEPLPEGWIVTTHNCGMPVYLHRETRVVSWSRPYFLGTGSIRKHNIPISSIPCFHYIREKEKKVGPLFYDITTQTNDITTTCTEGVPHPDVKVKTEVGNVCPYNGDESTTSDDVIKSEALTEDKSEDVMKGMAGSEVVQGQNGGESDEISTNGSTNHNSAPGSNEEHSGKPAACTSSDDLVGSSEIDDVTIPADVGVSEVPAEGETASLNQNGGSDGDAVSPATVAMATSSDNGTNHEASTSSSAAEGTFHSAQGDVQLGQAAKLEVCREESADVDQFRSYLERRFKFDTITIRKFRTWAERRQHNKLMKKKELEDRPTLSSNAKVITLSVPAADSNKPSGQKREFLLNPAGKSSVCILHEYTQRVMRAQPQYQYTECDNAAEPFAATVEIQSIKYGTGTASSKKQAKLKAAKATLEILIPDLYKQNSEAVSEEMEYFDHIGVEDSRVYELCSKAGQLSPYQMLTECLKRNFGMADTDIKFDVAVGKHQKSQYTMTVGKHTVQDWCKNKRIGKQLASQAILQKLHPHIKTWGSLIRMYGRDSSNFLKEKKEEQSILELTQFSKKNRPNMKIIDKLQIEMRKLKEQRDALTGKRKFNPGNVEKPPNSLLCTLDV, translated from the exons ATGATGGAGGAAGAAATACTCGAACCTCCGACCAAAAAACTTAAGACGGGCGTCAATGGCTCAGAAGACGCAAATGTCAAACTTAAAGATCATCCGAATCAAACTGGTGAAACTAAGACGGCAAGTTCAAAACCTGAAACCAAAAATGGTGAAGAAACAACGACACAAACTtctgacgaaaagaaaaaccCAGGAGGTAAAGACTTGAACTTGGGTGAAACCAAACATACCAGGCTCGGAGGGTTGGGGGGTCCGGACGGTTTAGAATTCGACGTCATCGATGAATTCGAGATCACcgagaaggaggagaaaggaaGCGGTCCAGTGGATGTGGAGgatcgttaccatggcaacgatgACATCTCGGATGATGAAGACATCGACATTGACGCGATGTTGGACGCCGGAGTGGCCCATTATAAGAAACATAGGGAGGAGCAGGATGGGGAGGGGAGGGACGGAGAGGCATCGGAAGAGCCCATCATCAAGTATAAAACTGTGCTGAAGT CTCTAGGACATGAACCGTTGGAGCCTCTGCCGGAGGGCTGGATTGTGACGACGCACAACTGCGGGATGCCCGTCTACCTGCACCGCGAGACGCGTGTCGTGTCGTGGTCGCGTCCGTACTTCCTCGGCACCGGCAGCATCAGG AAACACAACATCCCCATCTCCAGCATCCCCTGTTTCCACTACATCagggagaaggagaagaaagtgGGCCCCCTTTTCTATGACATCACCACACAAACCAATGACATCACCACCACCTGCACAGAAGGTGTTCCACACCCTGATGTCAAGGTGAAAACAGAGGTTGGCAATGTCTGCCCGTATAATGGTGATGAAAGCACAACaagtgatgatgtcatcaaatcTGAAGCGCTGACTGAAGACAAAAGTGAAGATGTCATGAAGGGCATGGCAGGGTCAGAAGTAGTTCaaggtcaaaatggcggagaaTCTGATGAAATCAGCACCAATGGCTCAACCAACCACAACTCGGCTCCAGGCAGCAATGAAGAGCATTCTGGGAAGCCTGCAGCGTGCACGTCAAGTGATGACCTGGTCGGCAGCTCAGAAATTGATGATGTCACCATTCCTGCTGATGTAGGCGTGTCTGAAGTGCCAGCAGAAGGGGAGACGGCTAGTCTGAACCAGAATGGAGGTAGTGACGGTGACGCCGTTTCCCCGgcaacagttgccatggcaacatcttctGACAACGGCACCAACCATGAAG CTTCTACAAGCAGTAGTGCAGCAGAAGGAACGTTCCATTCTGCTCAAGGGGATGTGCAGCTTGGCCAGGCAGCCAAACTGGAGGTGTGTAGGGAAGAGTCAGCAG ATGTTGATCAGTTCCGCAGCTACCTGGAGAGAAGGTTCAAGTTCGACACCATCACTATCCGCAAGTTCAG GACCTGGGCAGAGCGTAGACAACACAACAAACTCATGAAGAAAAAAGAACTGGAGGATCGACCAACACTG TCCTCCAACGCCAAAGTCATCACCCTGTCTGTCCCTGCAGCGGACAGCAACAAACCTTCAGGGCAGAAGAGAG AATTCCTGTTGAACCCTGCTGGGAAGTCGTCCGTCTGCATCCTGCATGAGTACACACAGCGAGTCATGAGGGCACAGCCTCAGTACCAGTACACGGAGTGTG ACAACGCAGCGGAGCCTTTTGCTGCCACAGTGGAAATCCAGAGCATCAAGTACGGGACCGGGACAGCAAGCAGTAAGAAACAGGCTAAGCTCAAGGCAG CCAAGGCGACCCTGGAGATCCTGATCCCTGACCTCTACAAGCAGAACAGCGAGGCCGTGTCAGAGGAGATGGAG TACTTTGACCACATTGGAGTCGAGGACAGCCGAGTGTACGAACTCTGCAGCAAGGCCGGTCAGCTGTCTCCCTACCAGATGCTCACCGAGTGCCTCAAGAG GAATTTTGGAATGGCCGACACAGACATCAAGTTTGACGTCGCGGTGGGTAAGCACCAGAAGAGCCAGTACACCATGACGGTGGGCAAACACACTGTACAG GACTGGTGCAAGAATAAGAGGATAGGGAAGCAGCTGGCGTCTCAGGCCATCCTGCAGAAACTCCACCCGCACATCAAGACGTGGGGGTCGCTCATAAGGATGTACGGGCGAGACTCCTCCAACTTTCTTAAGGAGAAAAAG GAGGAGCAGAGTATCCTTGAGCTGACTCAGTTCTCCAAGAAAAACCGGCCCAACATGAAGATCATAGACAAGCTGCAAATAGAGATGAGGAAACTCAAGGAGCAGCGG GATGCGCTGACTGGAAAGAGGAAGTTTAACCCAGGCAACGTGGAGAAACCTCCAAACTCACTTCTGTGCACCCTGGACGTCTGA
- the LOC136421678 gene encoding integrator complex subunit 9-like codes for MKLYCLSGHPNLPCLVLKFKSVTVMLDCSLDLTTTFSFLPLPLVHSARLAKLPSWVPKDADASDQDTLKTLKKELKECAGRVFVDSPPEVGIPEGGLLDLSTVDVILVSSFQCILALPYITEYTGFNGMIYATEPTAQMGRQLMEELVHHTERVPKTRTASKWKEPGVFKTLPAQLRDGLNPAALRDCYGLHDINSSLSKVQLVGYAQKLDVFGALQIMPLSSGYCIGSCNWLIQSHYEKISYISSSSVLTTHPQPMDQGPLQNTDVLILAGLTQSPTANPDSMLSEFCSHLAVTVKNGGSVLVPCYPSGVVYDLFECLAVFLDSSGLMQLPVYFVSPMADSSLAYSNIFAEWLCQSKQSKVYLPEAPFVHEELKTISRLKVFPSVHGDFSSEFKTPCVVFAGHPSLRFGDGVHFMEMWGQSKANTVIFVEPDIPYLEALAPFQPLAMKAVHCPIDTRLSFQQANKIISDLKPLHVVLPENYITPPPSLPQRSDLVLEADPPPTTYQRGEVLSLPIKRMYEKIEITPELASALVPSEIRQGVAVASVTGILEAKDNNYVLQSVPKQPMAGPGQKRKREDNADFAPPKPHVWGAVQVEQFVQDLEKNGVTDVKVEDTPSGHIIHLQSEDTLIQIEDGSTHIFCEGNEELRIKLRNILLKCLSKF; via the exons ATGAAGCTGTACTGCCTGTCAGGCCACCCCAACCTGCCCTGTCTGGTGCTCAAGTTCAAGTCCGTCACCGTCATGCTGGACTGCAGCCTCGACCTTACCACGACCTTCAGCttcctgcccctccccctcgtGCACAGCGCCAGGCTCGCCAAGCTCCCCTCCTGGGTACCTAAAGATGCCGACGCAAGCGACCAAGACACGCTCAAGACGTTGAAGAAGGAACTTAAG GAATGTGCGGGCcgtgtgtttgtggacagcccCCCTGAGGTGGGGATACCTGAGGGCGGCTTGCTGGACCTGTCAACAGTCGATGTGATCCTGGTCTCCAGCTTCCAGTGCATCTTAGCCCTGCCCTACATCACCGAGTACACAGGGTTCAATG GTATGATCTACGCGACGGAGCCGACCGCCCAGATGGGTCGTCAGCTGATGGAGGAGCTGGTCCATCACACCGAGAGGGTCCCCAAGACGCGCACCGCCAGCAAGTGGAAGGAGCCGGGCGTCTTTAAGACTCTCCCGGCTCAGCTGAGGGATGGGCTCAACCCTGCTGCACTCAGGGACTGTTATGGGCTACATGACATCAACTCATCGCTCTCAAAG GTGCAGTTGGTTGGCTATGCGCAGAAGCTTGACGTGTTCGGAGCCCTCCAGATCATGCCCCTGAGCTCAGGTTACTGCATCGGCAGCTGCAACTGGTTAATCCAGTCCCACTACGAGAAGATCTCCTATATATCTAGTTCCTCTGTCCTGACTACACACCCACAGCCGATG GACCAGGGACCGTTACAGAACACTGATGTTCTCATCCTTGCCGGCCTCACACAATCCCCAACTGCCAACCCCGACAGCATGCTCTCAGAGTTCTGCAGCCATCTTGCTGTCACCGTCAAAAACGGGGGCAGCGTTCTGGTACCCTGCTACCCCTCGGGCGTTGTCTACGATCTGTTCGAGTGTCTGGCCGTGTTTTTGGACAGCTCGGGTCTGATGCAGCTGCCCGTGTATTTCGTCTCGCCGATGGCGGACAGTTCGTTGGCGTATTCAAACATCTTCGCGGAGTGGCTCTGTCAGAGCAAGCAGAGTAAAGTCTACCTCCCCGAAGCGCCGTTCGTACACGAGGAACTTAAGACGATCAGTCGACTTAAGGTGTTTCCGAGCGTCCACGGAGACTTCAGCAGCGAGTTTAAGACGCCTTGTGTCGTCTTCGCTGGTCACCCATCGCTACGATTCGGTGACGGCGTCCACTTTATGGAGATGTGGGGACAGTCCAAGGCGAACACTGTCATCTTTGTCGAACCGGATATCCCGTACTTGGAAGCGTTAGCGCCATTCCAACCCTTAGCCATGAAAGCAGTCCACTGCCCTATTGACACAAGGCTGAGCTTCCAACAAGCCAACAAGATAATCAGCGATCTTAAACCTCTTCACGTGGTTCTTCCAGAAAACTACATCACGCCGCCGCCATCTTTACCCCAGCGGTCAGACCTCGTGCTCGAAGCAGACCCCCCACCAACGACGTACCAACGTGGGGAAGTGTTATCCCTCCCGATCAAGAGGATGTACGAGAAAATCGAAATCACGCCAGAGCTCGCGTCCGCTCTTGTTCCATCAGAGATCCGGCAAGGAGTGGCAGTCGCCTCGGTGACGGGCATTCTCGAAGCGAAGGATAACAACTATGTCCTGCAATCTGTTCCCAAGCAGCCAATGGCAGGGCCAGGACAGAAACGGAAGCGGGAAGACAATGCTGACTTTGCGCCACCAAAGCCACACGTTTGGGGCGCTgtgcag GTGGAACAGTTCGTACAAGACCTGGAGAAAAACGGAGTTACAGACGTAAAAGTCGAAGACACGCCTTCAGGACACATCATCCACCTGCAGTCAGAGGACACCCTGATTCAGATCGAGGACGGATCCACTCACATCTTCTGTGAGGGCAACGAGGAGCTCAGGATCAAACTTAGAAACATCCTCCTCAAGTGTCTCTCCAAGTTCTGA
- the LOC136421679 gene encoding gastrula zinc finger protein XlCGF57.1-like translates to MRTRKQTKKDQKQPISPVKKSTTKGERTSTRLRRCPSCSFTTNSKEELLDHVQDHPNISVQYCSLCEYSTWHKGNMKQHIQMHSQEDVLTCEKCSYTTTRQFAYKMHLKYHHSSERPFRCQTCGKSFAAKSVLRNHLKVHSDDRPFKCPTCEYSARTKGSLDAHISRHRKEKPFLCAECGYRSFLKTEMEKHMRRHTGLHPYKCDLCDYSAVQKICLDVHMTKHTGHLPFICGECGHRTAIKSNLVVHMRTHTGLKPFRCPHCEYSGGSNQTLHRHVAYVHLTQAPVVCLSCSYQPKSKGALRKHYGKGEDHQTYRCKVCDKEPVTYKKLLNHLAQHVDVETATLVT, encoded by the exons ATGAGGACAAGGAAACAAACGAAGAAG GATCAGAAACAACCCATCTCTCCTGTGAAGAAATCCACCACCAAGGGGGAGAGAACCAGCACCCGCCTTCGTCGCTGTCCTTCCTGCAGTTTCACAACGAACAGCAAGGAGGAGCTGCTAGACCATGTGCAGGACCACCCCAACATCTCCGTGCAGTACTGCTCGCTGTGTGAATACAGCACCTGGCACAAAGGCAACATGAAGCAACACATCCAGATGCACTCTCAAGAAGACGTCTTGACCTGCGAGAAGTGTAGCTACACAACAACAAGACAGTTTGCTTACAAGATGCACCTTAAGTACCACCACTCCTCGGAACGGCCCTTCAGGTGTCAGACGTGCGGAAAGTCGTTCGCTGCCAAATCCGTCTTAAGAAACCACCTTAAGGTGCACTCGGACGACCGCCCCTTTAAGTGTCCGACGTGCGAATACTCCGCAAGGACTAAGGGAAGTTTGGACGCACACATATCGCGTCACAGAAAGGAGAAACCGTTCTTGTGTGCGGAGTGCGGGTATCGCTCGTTCCTTAAAACGGAGATGGAGAAACACATGCGGAGACACACGGGGCTCCatccctacaagtgtgatctGTGCGACTACAG CGCTGTCCAGAAGATCTGCCTCGATGTCCACATGACCAAACACACGGGCCATCTCCCCTTCATCTGTGGCGAGTGCGGGCATCGAACGGCGATTAAGTCCAACCTAGTGGtccacatgcgcacacacaccgGGCTGAAACCCTTCAG GTGCCCTCATTGTGAATACTCCGGAGGAAGCAACCAAACTCTTCACCGCCATGTCGCTTACGTCCACCTGACTCAAGCTCCCGTTGTTTGCCTAAGCTGCAGTTATCAGCCCAAAAGCAAGGGGGCACTGAGGAAGCACTATGGAAAGGGGGAGGACCATCAGACCTACCGGTGTAAAGTTTGCGACAAGGAGCCGGTTACTTACAAAAAGTTGCTCAACCACCTAGCACAGCATGTGGATGTAGAGACAGCAACTCTAGTCACATAA